GAGCCTGAATTATCTTGAAAGCTGATAGAGAGTCTAAAGAAACCGATCTTCGCAGTTGCTGTATCCCATCCTCCTCTCCATTCAAATTCTCATTCTGGAATCGACTTTCCTCCTCTGTTACAATCCTTAGTTCACCATCTCTACCTTCCATTTCTCTATCAGATTCTTGATCATCTTCCAAAACTTCAATCGGGGTTTCTTCTCCACTACTTGTATTACCAAGATTAGCCTGTGATGATGTTGCTTCATCTGTATTGGTGACTATAGGAGCACGACACAAAGGGCAATTAGTATGCGATCTAAGCCAGGTATCAATACATGGGATATGAAAAGCATGGCTGCACTTCGGCAACAACCTAAGAGTCTCATCATCTTGAAACTCGTTCAAGCAAACAGAACATTCAGTTCCTTCAACAAGACCATCACCACTTTTATACTTGCAAACTGTGATAGAACTAATAACAGATGGTTGTAACCCTACTGTCCTGATGTACCATATCGGATGGTCAACTATAGGACCTTGATCTTGATCCACAAGCTGATCACGGATCTCAATTCTttgttcttcttcatcatcttcttgctGTGATGATgatctccttcttctttttctaatgAACTTAACATAGATAACACAACAAGCAAGGACCAAAGCCATAGTCGATAGCACAATCATTGCTAACGCAATCTTGCCAAGCTTGTGGTGTTGCGAGCAGGTGGATGCATCCAAGCAATCAAAGCAATCGCCGCAATCGTCCATAGTGGCTCCATTACAGGATCTTAAACAATCTCCAATTTTCTGAGAATTCTCGAAGGCAACGAAGCACTTATGAGTGCAGTCGTCCGGATCATCTGCTGTCTCACAGAACTGTTTACAATCATCATAAGAGTCGAACAACAACTTTCTGTACTGCGGACCCATTAAAGATCAGGAGGAGATAGaattttgagtttgattttgaAGACAGAGGAACATGAAGGGAAGATACAAAAAGTCAAAAGATGGAAGAGGGTTTGGCTTGGAAGAGAGAGGATGAAAGCTACGAGGGACAAGTTGAATGTTCCTCGAAGCTGCCTTGATTTGACAAAGTAGCAAAGTGGAGAATAGAGTTTTTGCATTTTCCTTTCTCTTGGCTATTCTTAATTTACGTTTATACTGTGGTGTCGTATAATTTGTAAaagtatgattttatttttatttttaatattattatattaaaaaatatataaaaaatattaatttgatattttaaaaattaacagctTTTTTGATGTTGTGGTAgccattatttttaaaataattttcatttaaaaatgcataaaaaatatatttcattccAGTGAAGTTTAATTTTGGGTATCCTCTTACCTTATGGGTGGCATAAGAACGCTTCCACTTCatgaattgctttttttttttttaaatgattaataaaactttaCAGTCAAGTCTTAAAATATGATTCAATTGGACATATTAGCTAAAGTTTATAGTCATAACCCACCgacttttcttttctcaaacttACAACTCAGTACTAAAGTAACCAAAGTTATGCAAACTAGTCcttaaaggaaaaatcaaagatgAAAATGTACttgattgagaaaaataatcaagatatgTACTTAATTGGATCATGTTTAAAAGTCAATGTACttaagtaagaaaaataaaattgaaaagacgCCACAAAGAGCACCGGAAGAGATGATGATTCGGTAGATAACGAACCACACAAGAAGCTTTTGATGGGAATCTAAAATTGAAAATGGTCGACGAAATTAAAAGCCCTACTTGATGTTCGATGTCCTTTGAAATGTTCTTAAGCTATATTAAAAGAATGCCTGGGAATGcgatgttattatttttaaaaatattttttaaataaaaatatattataataatttttatttgttttttatttttttatttttaatatctacatgttaaaaccattaaaaaacatcaatttaatatttttataaataaaaaaaatattaaattaatcttttttataaatgcTTCTTATAACCAAACAAGTTTTAAAGTTCTTGTTAAAGTAAATATGAAACCAAcctagctttaaaaaaaaattaaattttaaagtctGTTTAGTTTAGTAGtgtaataaatattgtttttttaaaatatttttgtttaaaaatatatcaaaataatatatttttatttttgatattagtatattgaaataataagaaaaacactaaaaatatattaatttaaaactaaaataatttagttaaaaaaaacacagttaaattataataaatcataATAACGTTGGGATTCATTTTTGTGGGGGAGAATCATGAGGAGGAGGATAATACACAATTGAGGTTAAAGCTGCCATTAATGAATTGGTATAGAAAAGAGGTCTTGAAGAAGTCTATGATCAAGCCCATGTAACCTAAAACCAACCCAAGACTAGTAGACTCGAAATCCAGACCACCCTAACCCCTATAATCTCCTGAAACTAAAACCctaagaagaagaacaagaaggctcaaaatcataacaaaaattctTTATAAAAGTTTACCCTTGGTTATAAAAAGAGGAAGCTCTCTTTAGATGATCATGTTGATATAGAGGTGGGTGTTATGTCTccaaagaaaaaggcaaaaggATGGTATGCTACTTTGATAAATGTCTGGAAAGTAATCAATGCAAGAAttattaattggattaatttttttattgagcatTCTATAGGTACATAGTTAGTAAAATATGAGATAGTAAAAGAGGTTTGAGATCATCTATAAAGGTTATTCACTAAATCAAATTATGTAAAGCAGTATCAATTggagaatgacatacgagctcttcactaaaagaatatgagtatttaggagttttattctgctatgacatatctttgggatcaattgaCTCTTATAGATTTtgcagaattaaaggcatgtgatGCTATATTGCTTATAGTTAGTAGCAATGATTGGTACAATTATTAACTGCACTTCGTAATGATTTTGAATGATTAGAAGATTTAATTTTGCATCGTTCTTcactttcttttgttaaatCACTTGTCAGTAAGTTATTAGTTGAAGAAATACgtcttcagtcttattctgaaaatgatattatttatatttgtaatcATTATATGCTAGTAGTACCTTCTAGATCACTCTAATAATTAGAATAAGCATTACGCAAGGGTTACCTTCGACGAGTGTAGTTTTTGTAAGCAAAAAGGTCATTGTAAGCCttagtgtcctaagttgagatAACATAATCAATCGCAACAACAATCTCAAGCTTAGAAGTCTAGCAATCAATTACGATCTAATGCTCgtagaccacctcagggttacAAACCACCACAATTTAATATTGCAACATTAGTTTTATCAGGTCCTTTTGCTGATCCTAATACTTTGactgaaaaatttataaatttatctcttTACAGCCACAAGTTATGTCTATTTTTTTCCATAGATCAATTGCCTCATAGTTCTTCAAGTATGTCATATTCTGAATGGGTCTTAGATTCTGGTGCTTCACATCATATGTCTCCAGTTTCTTCATCCTTTGCTTTTGTGTCTCTTGTATCTTCTATTCCTATCATGACTGCTAATGGTTCTATTGTCACACCTCAACTGTCTTTttctaatgtttatcttattctaAACCTCACATTAAATTTTGATTCCATTGGTCAGTTATGTGATTTTGGTAATTATTTAGtcatatttttctccttttttttgcTGTGTATAAGATTTGCAGTCTTAGAAGCTAATTTGGACAAGTCGTAAGAAAGGgggattttatattttggacGAGTTAAAAGtgttagttgttgttgttgcctaGTGTGCCAATTGCTATTGCTACTaatgttgatttgtcttctttttttgtttgagtcttagtttttatttatggtgtTCTCGTTTATATCATGTTTcatcttctcgtttgagatttttggcatttATAAGAGCTTTAGAAAATTTACAAGCTTAATATATTTCTGATTGTTGTGGATataaactaatataatttttcatgtgattTGGATGGGGGAATATACCTCTAAtacattttataaattgtttgcCTTAGATGAAACTATTCACCAAACTTTGTATACAAATATTCTTAAGTAAAATGGTattgttgaaagaaaacatagacaCATTGTTGAAACTGCTTGTTATCAACTTTTGTTCCTAATGTGTTTTGGGGTGAAGTTGTTCTTATTGTTGTaggtttgattaaaataattttaccttctcatatttcaagtttttcttcttttgaaaagtTGTATGAGTATGCCCCTGATTGTTCTTTCTTTAAAGTGTTTGGTTGTACTTTTTCATTCTTCATCCTCATATAGAACACAACAAGTTGTTCTTTTGACCTGTTATTTGTTTATCTATCTATTGGTTATGGTGAAGGTCAAAAAAggtatcgttgttttgatcaaataactcagaaactttatatGTCTCATCATGTTATCGTTCTCAAgtatatatctttcttttttattctatccATTGCTCATAACTTGACTAGATCTAATCTTATTCATATAGATCCTTTTTTGAGAATTCTAATAGTTTATCATTTTAGGTTCTTAGTACATCAAATTCCTCTTCTCATATTACTCGACCAATTCATATTGATCATTCTGTAGGTACTAACATTTTACTCTCTGGTACATTTAAAGCTCTCCTTTCATTTATAGTCCATCAAGCTCCATTTGAGAATGTGGATCCACCTCTACATCAATCCATACGTATTTGTAAATCTGCAGAGTTACCAAATTTTAcctattcttgttattcttcatcttttacttTCTTATTAGCTTTTATCCATTATCTCTCTAAGCCCTCTTCTTATAAAAAGGCAAttcttgatctttttttgtAGCAAACTATGGATGAGAAACTTTCAACTTTGCATAAGACAAATACTCAGGATTTGATTCATCTACCTCCAAGTAAAagtgttgttggttgttgtTAGGTGTATAAAAgcaagactaattctgatggaTCTATTGAACGATACAAAGCTAGGTCAATTGTAAAAAGATACTCTCAATAGTATGGTATGgattataaaaaagatgtttgCTCCTATTATAAAAATGACTATTATTCATACTCTTATTACCGTAACTTTAGTTCGTCAGTGGCGTATctctcaacttgatgttaaaaatgctttcttgaatggagatcttcgagaagaagtttatatgacaCCACTTCCTAGTGTTTCGCATGATTATAGGTATGTTTGCAAGCTTAAAAAAAACGTTATATGGTCTCAATTAAACACCTCATGCttaatttgagaaatttttttattatgatctgTTTCCTTAGATTTGTTTCTAGTAGTCATAATTCTACTCTCTTTTTTAAGTGCATTAATTCAAGTCATATCATTctatctttatatgttgatgatatgaCTATTGTTGGTGAagaattgatgatattttatttttgaagacaAAGTTAGCTAGACATTTggaaatgaaggatttgggttatttatgatatttcttGGGTATTGAGATAGATTACTCACCCAGAGATTATCTTCTTTCTTAGTTAAAACATGTTGTAGATATTCTTGAGTGGGCTAGACTTATTGATAATAAGACTGTAAATACTCTCATTAAGGTTAAcgcaaagtatttttattttgatggttTACTTTTGTCAGATCCTACTTTATATTATACTATTGTTGGGAGCTTGGTATATCTCATTATTCATCGTTCAGATATTGCCTATGTTGTTCATTTTCCTAGTcaatttgttgtttttcctacttttttttattagacatatgttttttatattttacgaTATTTTCAGGGTATATAGTCTTTCagagtcttttactttcatccacctctttCTTGGAGCTACGTACATATTCTAATGTTGATCGTGACAGTGATCCTATATATCGCAAGTCTGTTATTGGTTTatgtatctttttaaataattcttttatttcttggaaaaaaaaaaaaagaaacaatcaattgttttaaaagagATTGTTTAGTTACATTGGTTACTTGCATATatgggagttttttttttgtcatctcACTCCTATATATTGTGACAACTATAGTtttattcagattgctcacaacttaatttttcatgaacGAACTAAGCACATTaagatcgattgtcatcttactcgtcatcatttCAAGCATGGCATCATTAccttgccttttgttcctttttttctttgtagaatccagatttctttaccaagtcGCATTCTATTTCctacttttattttctagttggcAAATTCTCCATGTTTATAGTTGTCGCATTGTGAGTTTGAGGaaaaatgttaagaaatataGGGTTATTTTGTCTTATTGTTTATGAAGGGTAAAATagtctttatattttctttttagttttctttgtttagCTTATACATAGtctctttatatttatattaaatctattccttttcattattttaattatactatacagtattaataaaaccctaactttcttattttttatatttttttatttctttttacttCTTTAGATTGTTTAATAGTCCAAACTTCATGGGCAAGCAGTTTCTTAATGACTTGGAGAACACGATTAGCAAATGCCTTTAATTTATGCAAGACCACAACATGGATTAGGTTCATTGGTTTTCCctactttaaaagaaaaatacgaGAGTCTATGATTAAGGATCatcattttctctcttctccgtCACATGGAAATTCAACACAAAAAAGGTAAGAAAAGTTCGCGAAagcccaaaagaaaaaataaggctTGAATGAGTAATAACAAGTTCTAGCTTGCAAGGAACAGCCAGGAGAACGACACACTCTAAGCCTTTTGTTAAAACAATAGCTTGAAGTGACCAAATGCACATCATTACTTAGCGTGCTCGTATTCTATCTTCtgcaattttaaaatctttatccTGCAAGGATTCTCACATGAAAAATGCATCAATCACCTGCCTAAATACAGCACACAATCTGCCCTTTATGCAGCTTATAATTATGGGTTCTTGAACGTTTCAAATATCATCATTTCACCATGTCTGCTAAAGGTTCTTGGCCTTCTTACAATCTACGAAGTTTTCTGGAACAAATTCATCGTTACAGAGCCAGGTCCGGCAATGTTTCTCACAGCTGCGGGTCTGGTTCTACAGTGTCCAAGATCGGACAAGGTTTCTCGATGCACCAAGGATTACAGTTAATCGTTGCCAGTAGCAATAAATGGAGACGATCTCATTTCAACATGTTGTTATCCTTTTCGAAGTTCATTGTTTCGTTGTCTTggttcagatttttttatttatttcattagcttgattttatttatctaacaaaatattgatgtttCTGTCTATGATCTAGGACGATGAGCGACGAGGTTGTACCACCGGTTCCAAATCCTCCTGGGAGCAACTTCCCCGCTTGGTATGATTTCTCTTTGCACTTGGGATTTTAAGCCACAAGCTTCCCCCACAATTGAGGTGTTATTATTTGAGGAATAACATTGCAAGAAACGCCACTCCATGCAGGGCAAAATGGATCTTGGGATCTATACTGTCCATCTTCCTGCCTTTTTGGAAGCAAAAAAGGGAGGAGCTGAAGAGGATAGAAGGTACATGAGTTCCTAATGTATGCTCATTAATTTACCAAATCTTCTTTATCAACTTGGGAGAGTTTTATTTTAGGTGAGGCGGAAATTATTGTAGACGAGGTTGAACATGTAGCTGAGGAGATAGAAAAGGTGGCAGCAGTGGCGGAGAAGGTATCAGAAGCGGTGGCAGAAGTGCTGCCTGAAAACGGGAAACTGAAGGAAACAGCTTTGTTGATAGAACACGTTACGAAAGCAACTGCATATGATGCTAAACTAACTCAAGACTTTGTTCACAAGGTGAGTTGCTACAAGAGATTTCAACTGCCATTAATAGCATAAAGTTCGAAGAAACTGGAAGAACAGAACTtgaaaacatgcatgcatttgTTGAACAAAtgtaatcttttttctttttctttttctttttctttttctttttctttttctttttctagataAAACATGCAGGTGAATGCTGTGAAGCATGACATTGATGACTTGAAGATAATGGTTGACCCTGTAATAGAAAAGATTGTGCAGCAAAACCCTCGAGGAAAGTAAAAAGGGAGAGATTATCAGTTGCCACTATTAAGACAAGCGAAAGCATATGTTTCTTTGCATTAAGAAATGAATCTATATGGACCTCCTCCAGTTCTATGTAATTATGCAATCATTCATATTTGAGAATGCTTATCAaagaaaatgttaattttaggTATAGTAAAAAAACCGACAAACTGATTAAAtggagaagacaaaaaaaaaaaaaaaaaaactgttcaacagattaaaatattttaaaaaaaaaattaattcggtttggttttggtttcagaagcgtaaatcaaaaaaaccaaaccaaactagtttagttaaaaaaaaaaaaccgaaccaaactagaaaaaacccattagaaagtgaaaaaaaaaaaaaacccaaaaaaaacaatataattttcagtttttcatataaaataaccaaactaaaccgaaccaaaaccagTCAATTGGAACCgatttcggttcggttccgggtttttttatatattttataaaatttcaatttggttgtttTTATAGGTAAAACTCAAACTGAACCGAAATGATCACCCTAgttaatttcattataaaacaaaGGTGCATGAACAAAGCAGATAGCAGTGGAATTGTGACTAAACTTCTGAGAAACTGATTCTAACTATAAAAGCAAAAGAATTCACTGAACTTGTAAACAACTGCAGCTAACTATAAAATCAAACCCACTAAATttgaaacaaagcaaaaaacaaagataatctATTCAAAATGACGAGGATAGTATAATCATGGATATTTTTTACTCTAGTACGCATCGCCTAGGATTCATGGATTGTGTCGAGGAGGAGGTCACTCTGATTGTTTTCAGCCACAAGACAAACAAATACACTGCAGTATCAGTGTGCAATTGGATTTATCAATACAAAAGTTTCAGTTGACAATTTTCCAGTCAGTAATCGACAATTAGAAAGAAacaaagggggaaaaaaaaaaaggtgggctCACTTCAGTGgttctattttttcattttacaaaaAGAGAAACCAAATCTTGAGAAGCAAAAAGGAGTTTTGAAGACCTCAAAATTAGAAACGGTAATGTGCTAGATTCATAGGAAAGAAGGCTAATGCAAGTATGAAAAACATGAGGCAGGGAACAACTGATATGCAtgtaatatttctaaattatacATGTGTGGATATCATATACTTTTATATACAATTAACTTACAATGCAGTCAGTACAGGCTTTATAATGTAGCAGGATGTTCAGACCTCAAGTGCACATAGCAGTCATCACCGCTCATAAAGAACTCCAAGCAGACCCAGCAGATGTGTTTCCCACATCTGCACTCAATGTGGTTGCAGCCATCTACCTTCTCAATTGTGTATCCACATACTGGGCAGTTTTTAACATGCTCTTTTCCCTTGCACCATTCCTTCAAGGACATGTCAGGATCCTCCTTGAGCTCCTTGTATTTTTCACATGATACGAATGGATGATACTCCACATGGCACCTTGTACATGTCTCAGCATAGCATGCTCCACAAACAAATAGATCACCAACCATCCCGCTTGCTACGCGATATACTGAAGGGCAATCAGGAGATGGGCAAAATCTGTAGGTTCCACCACTAGATGCCACAAAGGCTGACAAGGAGGCCCTGAAGAGATCCTCTAACTTTTCACATGGTAAAAGAGACTTCAGATCTGCAAGCCAAATGTGCATGCCACAACCTTCATGAGCACAACCTACAGGGAAACCATCACGTCCTCTCATTGCTGACTCTAACTGTTCAACCAAGCATGACTGGCAGAATTTATGCCCACAAGCCTCAAGCTGGTAACAGTCCTCAACCTCACAGAGGCAAATAGGGCAGGCAATATTGTCATCTTCATATCGTTTGATGGATCCATTAACACCAACAGACCGCGCAAAGTCACGAATCATCTGCTCCACTTGCAGTCTCAGATCCTTTTTTccagaaaaagaaataacatgTCGCCTTGTATTAAGCATAAATTCAGCCTCAGGGATCGTCTCTTTGAGCACATGCAAGTCAGGACCAAACTTCTCCACCACTTTTTTCATAAGATCATAAGGCATTGCTCCACCTCGAAGGCGGATATCTGTTTGTTCCTTATCATGGAGGGCTAGAAGAGATGCTATCAACTTCTGTTCAGTGAGAGCAACTTTCTTCTCGGGGCCAAAGATCCTAACAGTGAGGTTCTGCCTATCAAAGAGAATATATGTTCCCATCTCTTGCTGCAGTGACTTCATAAGCATGATGCCATCTTTGGAAAAAAGAAGCTGCAGAACCATTGGGGTGAGGCTACAATGATttaccttctttccattcatcAGTTGCTCCAGTGGCCTTCTCAACTCAGCTACTGTCTTTGTTGCATTAGCAGATATCTTCACTCTATAAGAGCCATTCTCATTCCTTTCTAAATTGCAACACACACCTGCATAGTCAAATTTGTCAGCCTCTGATTACTATCAAGCAATGTTCAGGAAATAATAAACAATTGGCACATTTCGTATTAAATCATGGAGTTAGGTTAAACAATAATGTAAAATGAGGAACAAGTTGTTACTGGACTGATCAGCTCCATAATTCCCGTACATATAAATTGCCAAGCCTAGGGGTGTGCATTCAGTTTCTCCATTTGTTTGATTTAGAATTGTTCTTTTGGGTTTTCAATAATAACAACCTAacaaaaccaaacacattatataaaaaccaaattaaatcatCCAAAAAGTAGCTACTCAATAAAAGAAAACCCCAATTTTGTTATCTTGTTACTGTATGGAGTAATACATAAAGATCCCAGTAAGTCAGATTCCATTGTTGAAGCAAAAGCTTCTAAttataataacattttattgtaaaaattaGTGCTCCATGCTTCAAGCATATATCCAAAGAATTCCAGGCTGGTAGAAAAAATAGGCAGTGGCTTGCTCACATGAATATGACCTAGGCTAtgaattaattctaaaattatcaGTTCTTTCTTCCTCTATGTCACTCCACAGGTACATGGCGAATCCTACAAAAAACAGGACCAGATCTGGAAACAAACTAGATCCCTGTGATCGGTCGAAGGAGGTTACATGACTCTAAAGTCTGACACACTATAAGTAACATTTCCGCCTACTCGAACCTCAAGCTTAAAAGCAACCTCTATAAAGTTGGCATTCCCTAATCAAAGCTGgttcttaattaatctaatttaggCTGCATAACAACTCCTCCTATCATCACTTACAATACAGACCGATACTCAAGGTCAAATTCACTGTATCCAATCAACCAAAATGAAAGTAATACCAAAAATTATCATGGTTACTCTAGAATCTCAAATCccaatcaagtttaaaaaacagGCTTTAATGGAATTTCTCCTATTTTGGACTGAATCTTCACAGCCTCACAGCATGAGCCACATTGCACATACTGCTTCGATGGgatgaaagtataaaaataaaacagaaacaaCCCATTTAGAATAAACCAATATCAGGACCAAGTAAAATTAAAACGGAAAAGAAAGAGGACTGGTGCATCCCAAACAAAAGATGCTTAAAGATCCATATTCCTAAGACCAAACTGTGTCATCCATCCAAAAGTCATTCATGTAGTTTCACTATTCGCCTGAAGCTCAAGGTTTTGACCCATACATATGCTTGAAATTCTGTATCAGTACTGAAATGAACCAGCTATAATTAAAGGTACTTATTCACAGAAAAATTGATTGTCAAACTCAAGATCCTTTgatgccataaaaaaaaaatgcttttaaagaAGATGGTTTCAAGAGATTACCAGGACAGGTCCACCATAAAGAATTAGGCCATCAgtcaagaaaaacaagaaaagaattcaCATTACCTCAATACAGGATATCAGGTCATAATAAAAGAGATTTAATTCAAAGAACATTTGATTGTCAAACTTGCTTTCagaaatgattatttaaaaatttacctGGATAGATCTAGCATTAAGAATTTATCCATTcagtcaaaaaagaaaaacaattcacCACAAACTCCTTCAGAGTGAGAGGAATTACCAGGTCGAAACTTGAAGCTTTTCAGTAAAATATTCAGCTGCCTCTCAATGAATGCATAAACAGAAGCAGAACATGATGCAGAGCTATGGAACACCTGCTGGCATTGCATCTTCTGCCATGAAAAACAACCAGCAAGTGCTTTTCCTTGCATATGTTGCAGAGCTTTAGCTGCCTCCAAATGTAATTTTCCATCAAAAGTGATCCAAGCCTTCATGAAACTATCCTTTGGCTCAGGAGCGAAGACCTGAACATGGCAGTAATTGCTCAAAGGGCCCTGGCTAGGCATGAAAGGAGCAATTTCCTTGAGAATTGCTTGCTCAAAAGCATCAACAGAATGATTATTTACTTCATCTCCTCTGATTAGGAATACATCCAAAATTCTCCTATTTGTTGTCTTGTGCAGAACTTCTAAAATTTCTGCTTCAGAAGTTTCTTTATCCAGTCCTCT
This DNA window, taken from Populus alba chromosome 17, ASM523922v2, whole genome shotgun sequence, encodes the following:
- the LOC118031800 gene encoding RING-H2 finger protein ATL52 is translated as MGPQYRKLLFDSYDDCKQFCETADDPDDCTHKCFVAFENSQKIGDCLRSCNGATMDDCGDCFDCLDASTCSQHHKLGKIALAMIVLSTMALVLACCVIYVKFIRKRRRRSSSQQEDDEEEQRIEIRDQLVDQDQGPIVDHPIWYIRTVGLQPSVISSITVCKYKSGDGLVEGTECSVCLNEFQDDETLRLLPKCSHAFHIPCIDTWLRSHTNCPLCRAPIVTNTDEATSSQANLGNTSSGEETPIEVLEDDQESDREMEGRDGELRIVTEEESRFQNENLNGEEDGIQQLRRSVSLDSLSAFKIIQALTNVLPVVESDRNSGAGRAGIGNESTREIVQNRGVGNQNLMKSMATSSFGRSFRVGPSSLKRSLSCSGKFFLSRACRNRNSGLPA
- the LOC118031799 gene encoding uncharacterized protein, whose product is MSAKGSWPSYNLRSFLEQIHRYRARSGNVSHSCGSGSTVSKIGQGFSMHQGLQLIVASSNKWRRSHFNMTMSDEVVPPVPNPPGSNFPAWAKWILGSILSIFLPFWKQKREELKRIEGEAEIIVDEVEHVAEEIEKVAAVAEKVSEAVAEVLPENGKLKETALLIEHVTKATAYDAKLTQDFVHKIKHAGECCEA